The Fimbriimonadaceae bacterium nucleotide sequence ACCACGCACGCCGGCCTCACGGGTGTACTCCCGCACTAAGACCTCCAACGTGGCCTTCGGCACCTTGAACTGGGCCTTGGTCAACCCGTGCTCGACGAGCTTTTTCGGCACGAGGTACTTCGTCGCGATCTGGAGCTTCTCCTGCTCGGTATAGCTGGGGAAGCGGATCACCTCCATGCGGTCGCGCAGGGCGGCCGGCACGTTCTCCAGGAGGTTCGCGGTGGCGACGAACATCACGGCCGAGAGGTCGAACGGCACCTCGAGGTAGTGGTCGCTGAAGTGGGCGTTCTGCTCCGGGTCGAGAGCCTCAAGGAGGGCCGACGTGGGGTCGCCCCGGAAGTCGTAGCCCATCTTGTCGATCTCGTCCAGCATGAACACGGGGTTCCGCGTCCCGCAACTCTTCAGGCTCTGGATCAGTCGGCCCGGCATCGAGCCGATGTAAGTCCGTCGGTGGCCCCGGATCTCCGCCTCGTCGCGCACGCCGCCGAGAGAGATGCGGACGAACTGGCGGCCCAAGGATTCCGCGATGGAGCGGCCGATCGAGGTCTTGCCCACCCCGGGGGGTCCGACAAAGCAGAGGATCGGGCCGCGGAGCGACTGCGAAAGCTGGCGCACGGCGAGGAAATCGAGGATGCGGTCCTTCACCTGGGCCAGTCCGTAGTGCTCGCGCTCCAGGATCGCGGACGCCTTCCGGACGTCGATGCGATCCTCGCTGAGGATGCCCCAAGGCAGGGCCGCGAGCCAGTCCAGGTAAGTCCGGATGACCATGCCTTCCGGCGAACTGGATGGCGCCCGCTCAAGCCGTCTCAGTTCTTGGACGGCCCTGTCCAGCGTCTCGGAGTCCATGCCCGCGTCCTCAAGGCGCTGCCGGTACTCCTCGCCCTCTTCGCTCAGTACCGCCTCTCCGCCGAGCTCCTGCTGGATCGCCTTGAGCTGCTCCCGCAAGTAGTACTCACGTTGGGTCTGGCCAAGTTCGCGCTCGACCCGGGTGCGGAGCGTCGCCTGCATCTCCAACACCTGGCGCTCCTTCACGAGGATGCGGACCAGCTCCTCAAGCCTGGCCATCGCGTCGATCTCTTCCAGGAGGCCCTGCTTGACCGCGGCATTGCTCGGGAGGTGGTGGGAAAGGAGGTCGGCCAGGTAGCGGGGGTCTTCGACCGAGGCCACCGACTCCACCAGTTCCGGCGGCACCGAGAGCCCGAGCGCCACCGCCTCTTGGAAGGTCGCGACGCATTCCCGCATCAATGCGGCGACATTGTCGCCCGTGGGCACGGGCTCTTCGATCAGGGTCAGCTCCGCATTGAACGACCCTGCTCGGTAAGTCATCTTTTCGACCCGGGCACGGGCGAGCCCGCGGAGCACGACCCGCATCGTGCCATCCGGGAGGGGCAGGACGTGGAGGACTTCGCTGAGCGTCCCCGTGCGGTAGAGGTCGTCGCCTGTGGGCTCGTCGACCCCCTGGTCCCGCTGGCCCAGCACCAGAGCCTCGCGGTCGCGCTTCAGAGCCGCCTGGAGCGCTTTGACGGACATGTCCCGGCCAATGAGGAGCGTCTGAATGACGCCAGGAAAGTGCACGGTGTCCCGAACGGGGAGGACGGGCGCTTTTGAAACGACGGCTTGGGACTGGCGTCGGGCTTTCGTTTCCGCCATCTCTTGAAAGTTCACCTTACCTTCTTCATTTCAAAGCCCAGGTCGCCATCGTTCAGGAGCCGGACGGCCTGCCGAAAACCGTCGTCGGAAAGGAACACCTGGTCATAGATTCGGTCGATCGTGCCAAAGATCTCGAGGATCGCCCTCAGTCTTTCCTTAAGTTTTTCCGCTTCGCCGGATTCGTCCTCGGTCGGCACCATCGCAAGGCACTCCCGCAGGGCGTCAACGGTCGGATCGATCTCCCGCCTCTTCCGCTCACGGATCACCCGGGCGAAGACCTGGTAGACGTCAGCCTCGCTCTGATAGGTGTCCTTCCGGTCTCCCGGGTTGCGCGAGCGGCGGATGATGCCCCAGTCGACGAGATCCCGCAGGTTCATGCTCGCGTTGCCACGGCTGATGTGGAGCCTTTCGATCAGTTCCTCGACCGTGAAGGGCCGCCCGGTCAAAAGGAGCAAGGCGTGGATCTGAGCCATCGTACGGTTGATGCCCCAACTGGAGCTCATCCGCCCCCACTCAACGACGAAGCGGTCTTCGACCTCGCTCACGTCGTGGCCGGCGTCTCGATCACGTGAATCCACTGGTGTAATTCTAGACTGAAATTTGTGGCGGAACGGCTTGAGCGCGGCCCCGAATCAGCCAATGATTCATACGGTGCCCCGGTATACGCCCAAGGACTTCATAGGAACGAGGCTGCGACTGCACCGGGTTAAAGACGCGGCGATCTTTAACGGTTGGCTGCGGTCCTTCTTCGGGTCTAGGGTCGAGGCGGACGTGAACGCCTCAAAGGTCCTCGAGATCGGGGACACCTTCCGAATGGAAGCGAACGGCCAAAGGGGGAACTTCATCTTCGAGGCCACACTCCAGTCGGTGGAGCAACTCGACATGGGGGCTAACGGAGTGGTCGCCGCGATCGAAGGCACGTCTGCCCGGCTCCTCGAAGCGCGGATGGTGACGCTCGTCTTGATGATCGGCCCGCAGCCCCGCTACGCCCCGACACCCCAGCCGTTCCGCATCCGTGTGACCGGCATAGACGGAATGGTCAACTCTAGCGGATCCGCACTTGAAGCGAGCCTTCTCGACGTCTCCAGCGAGGGTTTCGCCCTCTTCTCGAAGCGTGAGATCCGGCTCGGCGACACGATCCGCTTCGAGATTGCGACCCCGCTCGGCATGGTTCGAGGCGATGGCCAAGTGATGAACTGCCGGCCCGCCCCAGACCATCCCGGCTTTCACCGCGTAGGCGTGAAGGTTATCGACTTGGGGCGGCTCGATGCGCCCCGTTGGGCGAGGGTCGTCCAGGAATACTGATCCATGGGCAAAGGCAATCCTTACGAGGGCAACCGAGCCAGGCTGCAGAGGCTTTCCGACGCTAAGTTCTTTGGCGGCTGGGTCTTGCGCATAGCGGATAAGGCGATCGTCGTCAAGGCGCCGGACGCCCCCGGATTCCAGACCGGCGAGACGTTCCACTTCCAGGTCTTTGGCCAAGACGCGAGCCTCGTGTTCCAGGCCCGTTTCGCCAGCGCCATCGGCGACCAAGCGGTGTTCGAACTCAGCCAGAACCCACGACAGATCCCTTCAAACGAGCAGGCGAGGCGCACCGTGCGAGGCATCACGGCCAACCTTGCCCATCCGTCCGGCTCGGTGGAACTTGAAATCTTCGACGCCAGTTACGACGGCCTGGGCGTCCTTTGCGCCTTGGAACTTCAGAACGGCGAGACCTACCAGGTCCAGATGCAGTCGCCGGTCGGCGACCTTCAGGTCTCGGCCACCGTCCGGCACTGCAAACCTGCCGGCGACCGACTCAACCGGTACCGCGTGGGCTTCCAGATCCAGGCCGACTCGCGGACAGAGCTCGCCCGCTGGCGCTCACAACTCGGGCTCGCCGCCTAGCCGCCGCTGATTTCGGCGGACTTGACCTGGTTCTTTTGGACGTACTCGCGCCACTGCTCGGGCACGTCGGTATCGACGAAGATGGCGGAAACGGGGCACTCCGGCTCACAGAGGCCGCAATCGATGCACTCGTCCGGGTGGATGTAAACCATGTCGTCCCCTTCGTAGATGCAGTCTACGGGGCAGACGGTGATGCAGGATTTGTCCTTGACTCCGATGCAGGGTTCAGTGACGACGTACGGCATTCGAGGGCGGTCAGTGTACACCGAGCGAGCGAGCTTCGCCGGCCGTCCCGTTCGGACTGGACAACGGCTGTGACCCTCCGGGGACCTGGCTCAACGCCGCAAGCCACGCCTCGATCGCGGGACGAGACGGTTGCTCCCCAAAGTAATTATTGCGGGACGATGCCATCGCGTTCACGATCAGTTTTGCAAGGCCCGCTTCCCGCCGCTGGCCCTGACCCAAAGCCGCCTCGACCGGTCTGTACACCTGTTCTTCCAGGAGCCTCAGGGCTTCTTCCCTGCCGTGCGGTGAGAGGTCCTCGCAGTCCCGCCAGACCGCAAGCACGTCCGGGCTGTCCTCGGCAGTCAGCGCCCGGTGAAGCCGCACGAGCGTTTCTGGCAATGGGAGCTCCTCCCCGACCAACGCGGAGAGCTCGGCGCCCAGCCTTTTGAGCGAGACTTGGAGCCAAGTCGAATAAATGCCTTCCTTGTCGCCAAAGTGATGGTAAAGGGACGGGGCCTTCAGCCCTCCTTCCGCAAGGATCTCGGCGACGCTGACGCGCGAGTATCCCGAGGCCGTGAACAAACGGTCTGCGGCATCGAACAGGGCTTGGCGCCCACCTTGCCTCCTTCCCCTGCCCGGGGACTGCCTTTCCACATAGGATGCGAACGAGGTCCGGGCGGGCTTAGTGCCCAGAATTGTCACCTTTCGGGACTTGCGTACGTGGGAAAGGGGGCAGCG carries:
- a CDS encoding PilZ domain-containing protein, with the translated sequence MGKGNPYEGNRARLQRLSDAKFFGGWVLRIADKAIVVKAPDAPGFQTGETFHFQVFGQDASLVFQARFASAIGDQAVFELSQNPRQIPSNEQARRTVRGITANLAHPSGSVELEIFDASYDGLGVLCALELQNGETYQVQMQSPVGDLQVSATVRHCKPAGDRLNRYRVGFQIQADSRTELARWRSQLGLAA
- a CDS encoding PilZ domain-containing protein, which produces MNASKVLEIGDTFRMEANGQRGNFIFEATLQSVEQLDMGANGVVAAIEGTSARLLEARMVTLVLMIGPQPRYAPTPQPFRIRVTGIDGMVNSSGSALEASLLDVSSEGFALFSKREIRLGDTIRFEIATPLGMVRGDGQVMNCRPAPDHPGFHRVGVKVIDLGRLDAPRWARVVQEY
- the lon gene encoding endopeptidase La; the encoded protein is MAETKARRQSQAVVSKAPVLPVRDTVHFPGVIQTLLIGRDMSVKALQAALKRDREALVLGQRDQGVDEPTGDDLYRTGTLSEVLHVLPLPDGTMRVVLRGLARARVEKMTYRAGSFNAELTLIEEPVPTGDNVAALMRECVATFQEAVALGLSVPPELVESVASVEDPRYLADLLSHHLPSNAAVKQGLLEEIDAMARLEELVRILVKERQVLEMQATLRTRVERELGQTQREYYLREQLKAIQQELGGEAVLSEEGEEYRQRLEDAGMDSETLDRAVQELRRLERAPSSSPEGMVIRTYLDWLAALPWGILSEDRIDVRKASAILEREHYGLAQVKDRILDFLAVRQLSQSLRGPILCFVGPPGVGKTSIGRSIAESLGRQFVRISLGGVRDEAEIRGHRRTYIGSMPGRLIQSLKSCGTRNPVFMLDEIDKMGYDFRGDPTSALLEALDPEQNAHFSDHYLEVPFDLSAVMFVATANLLENVPAALRDRMEVIRFPSYTEQEKLQIATKYLVPKKLVEHGLTKAQFKVPKATLEVLVREYTREAGVRGLEREIATICRKAARQIAEGETDCVHATPDQLGRLLGKPRYRYGVRGKRDEIGVATGLVYSEYGGDIVTIEVSLSTPFGDQPQVRLTGSLGDVMKESAYTAMTYLRANQERFSPDKEFRCDLHVHVPEGAVPKDGPSAGVTILTALVSAFTGKPVRRDVAMTGEVTLRGRVLPVGGVREKILAAHRAGIKKVVLPEENLRDLDDLPESVRKDIEFHPVATAEEALAIALG
- a CDS encoding TetR/AcrR family transcriptional regulator, which encodes MFTASGYSRVSVAEILAEGGLKAPSLYHHFGDKEGIYSTWLQVSLKRLGAELSALVGEELPLPETLVRLHRALTAEDSPDVLAVWRDCEDLSPHGREEALRLLEEQVYRPVEAALGQGQRREAGLAKLIVNAMASSRNNYFGEQPSRPAIEAWLAALSQVPGGSQPLSSPNGTAGEARSLGVH
- a CDS encoding 4Fe-4S binding protein — encoded protein: MPYVVTEPCIGVKDKSCITVCPVDCIYEGDDMVYIHPDECIDCGLCEPECPVSAIFVDTDVPEQWREYVQKNQVKSAEISGG
- a CDS encoding MarR family transcriptional regulator, which gives rise to MDSRDRDAGHDVSEVEDRFVVEWGRMSSSWGINRTMAQIHALLLLTGRPFTVEELIERLHISRGNASMNLRDLVDWGIIRRSRNPGDRKDTYQSEADVYQVFARVIRERKRREIDPTVDALRECLAMVPTEDESGEAEKLKERLRAILEIFGTIDRIYDQVFLSDDGFRQAVRLLNDGDLGFEMKKVR